In the genome of Pseudorca crassidens isolate mPseCra1 chromosome 14, mPseCra1.hap1, whole genome shotgun sequence, one region contains:
- the SLC30A3 gene encoding probable proton-coupled zinc antiporter SLC30A3 isoform X1, with protein sequence MEPSPATGGSETTRLVSPRDRGGAGGGLRLKSLFTEPSEPLPEEPKPVEMSFHHCHRDPLPQPGLTPERLQAQRQLCAACAVCCVFMAGEVVGGYLAHSLAIMTDAAHLLADVGSMMGSLFSLWLSTRPATRTMTFGWHRSETLGALASVVSLWMVTGILLYLAFIRLLHSDYHIEGGAMLLTASVAVCANLLMAFVLHQAGPHHSHGSRGAEYAPLEEGPGEPLPLGNTSVRAAFVHVLGDLLQSLGVLAASILIYFKPQYKAADPISTFLFSICALGSTAPTLRDVLRVLMEGTPRSVGFEPVRDTLLSVPGVRATHELHLWSLTLTYHVASAHLAIDSTADSEAVLAEATSRLRSRFGFSSSTLQVEQYQPEMAQCLRCREPPQA encoded by the exons TCTCTTCACAGAGCCCTCTGAGCCCCTCCCCGAGGAGCCCAAACCCGTGGAGATGTCCTTCCACCACTGCCACAGGGACCCTCTGCCACAGCCAGGTCTCACCCCTGAGAGGCTGCAGGCACAGAGGCAGCTGTGTGCCGCCTGTGCTGTGTGCTGCGTCTTCATGGCCGGGGAAGTAgtcg GTGGGTATTTGGCGCACAGCCTGGCCATTATGACTGACGCAGCCCACCTGTTGGCAGATGTGGGCAGCATGATGGGcagcctcttctccctctggCTCTCTACCCGTCCAGCCACCCGCACCATGACCTTTGGCTGGCACCGCTCAG AGACTCTGGGGGCTTTGGCCTCTGTGGTCTCCCTCTGGATGGTCACTGGCATCCTCCTGTACCTGGCCTTCATCCGCCTGCTGCACAGCGACTACCACATCGAGGGGGGTGCCATGCTGCTGACCGCCAGCGTCGCAGTCTGTGCCAATCTGCT AATGGCCTTTGTGCTGCACCAGGCCGGGCCCCACCACAGCCACGGGTCCAGGGGGGCAGAGTATGCACCGCTGGAGGAGGGGCCCGGGGAGCCCCTGCCCCTGGGGAACACCAGCGTCCGGGCGGCCTTTGTGCACGTGCTGGGGGACCTTCTGCAGAGCCTTGGGGTGCTGGCCGCCTCCATCCTCATCTACTTCAAG CCTCAGTACAAGGCAGCTGACCCCATCAGCacctttctcttctccatctgtgCCCTTGGATCCACCGCTCCCACCCTCCGAGATGTTCTCCGCGTCCTCATGGAAG GTACCCCCCGAAGTGTGGGGTTTGAACCTGTGCGGGATACCCTGTTGTCAGTGCCAGGAGTTCGGGCAACCCACGAGCTGCACCTGTGGTCCCTTACGCTTACTTACCATGTTGCCTCCGCACACCTGGCGATTG ACTCCACGGCTGACTCTGAAGCCGTCCTGGCTGAAGCCACATCCCGGCTCCGCTCCCGGTTTGGATTCTCCAGCTCTACCCTGCAGGTCGAGCAGTACCAGCCTGAGATGGCCCAGTGCCTGCGCTGCAGGGAGCCCCCCCAAGCCTGA
- the SLC30A3 gene encoding probable proton-coupled zinc antiporter SLC30A3 isoform X2, translated as MEPSPATGGSETTRLVSPRDRGGAGGGLRLKSLFTEPSEPLPEEPKPVEMSFHHCHRDPLPQPGLTPERLQAQRQLCAACAVCCVFMAGEVVDVGSMMGSLFSLWLSTRPATRTMTFGWHRSETLGALASVVSLWMVTGILLYLAFIRLLHSDYHIEGGAMLLTASVAVCANLLMAFVLHQAGPHHSHGSRGAEYAPLEEGPGEPLPLGNTSVRAAFVHVLGDLLQSLGVLAASILIYFKPQYKAADPISTFLFSICALGSTAPTLRDVLRVLMEGTPRSVGFEPVRDTLLSVPGVRATHELHLWSLTLTYHVASAHLAIDSTADSEAVLAEATSRLRSRFGFSSSTLQVEQYQPEMAQCLRCREPPQA; from the exons TCTCTTCACAGAGCCCTCTGAGCCCCTCCCCGAGGAGCCCAAACCCGTGGAGATGTCCTTCCACCACTGCCACAGGGACCCTCTGCCACAGCCAGGTCTCACCCCTGAGAGGCTGCAGGCACAGAGGCAGCTGTGTGCCGCCTGTGCTGTGTGCTGCGTCTTCATGGCCGGGGAAGTAgtcg ATGTGGGCAGCATGATGGGcagcctcttctccctctggCTCTCTACCCGTCCAGCCACCCGCACCATGACCTTTGGCTGGCACCGCTCAG AGACTCTGGGGGCTTTGGCCTCTGTGGTCTCCCTCTGGATGGTCACTGGCATCCTCCTGTACCTGGCCTTCATCCGCCTGCTGCACAGCGACTACCACATCGAGGGGGGTGCCATGCTGCTGACCGCCAGCGTCGCAGTCTGTGCCAATCTGCT AATGGCCTTTGTGCTGCACCAGGCCGGGCCCCACCACAGCCACGGGTCCAGGGGGGCAGAGTATGCACCGCTGGAGGAGGGGCCCGGGGAGCCCCTGCCCCTGGGGAACACCAGCGTCCGGGCGGCCTTTGTGCACGTGCTGGGGGACCTTCTGCAGAGCCTTGGGGTGCTGGCCGCCTCCATCCTCATCTACTTCAAG CCTCAGTACAAGGCAGCTGACCCCATCAGCacctttctcttctccatctgtgCCCTTGGATCCACCGCTCCCACCCTCCGAGATGTTCTCCGCGTCCTCATGGAAG GTACCCCCCGAAGTGTGGGGTTTGAACCTGTGCGGGATACCCTGTTGTCAGTGCCAGGAGTTCGGGCAACCCACGAGCTGCACCTGTGGTCCCTTACGCTTACTTACCATGTTGCCTCCGCACACCTGGCGATTG ACTCCACGGCTGACTCTGAAGCCGTCCTGGCTGAAGCCACATCCCGGCTCCGCTCCCGGTTTGGATTCTCCAGCTCTACCCTGCAGGTCGAGCAGTACCAGCCTGAGATGGCCCAGTGCCTGCGCTGCAGGGAGCCCCCCCAAGCCTGA
- the SLC30A3 gene encoding probable proton-coupled zinc antiporter SLC30A3 isoform X3 — translation MSFHHCHRDPLPQPGLTPERLQAQRQLCAACAVCCVFMAGEVVGGYLAHSLAIMTDAAHLLADVGSMMGSLFSLWLSTRPATRTMTFGWHRSETLGALASVVSLWMVTGILLYLAFIRLLHSDYHIEGGAMLLTASVAVCANLLMAFVLHQAGPHHSHGSRGAEYAPLEEGPGEPLPLGNTSVRAAFVHVLGDLLQSLGVLAASILIYFKPQYKAADPISTFLFSICALGSTAPTLRDVLRVLMEGTPRSVGFEPVRDTLLSVPGVRATHELHLWSLTLTYHVASAHLAIDSTADSEAVLAEATSRLRSRFGFSSSTLQVEQYQPEMAQCLRCREPPQA, via the exons ATGTCCTTCCACCACTGCCACAGGGACCCTCTGCCACAGCCAGGTCTCACCCCTGAGAGGCTGCAGGCACAGAGGCAGCTGTGTGCCGCCTGTGCTGTGTGCTGCGTCTTCATGGCCGGGGAAGTAgtcg GTGGGTATTTGGCGCACAGCCTGGCCATTATGACTGACGCAGCCCACCTGTTGGCAGATGTGGGCAGCATGATGGGcagcctcttctccctctggCTCTCTACCCGTCCAGCCACCCGCACCATGACCTTTGGCTGGCACCGCTCAG AGACTCTGGGGGCTTTGGCCTCTGTGGTCTCCCTCTGGATGGTCACTGGCATCCTCCTGTACCTGGCCTTCATCCGCCTGCTGCACAGCGACTACCACATCGAGGGGGGTGCCATGCTGCTGACCGCCAGCGTCGCAGTCTGTGCCAATCTGCT AATGGCCTTTGTGCTGCACCAGGCCGGGCCCCACCACAGCCACGGGTCCAGGGGGGCAGAGTATGCACCGCTGGAGGAGGGGCCCGGGGAGCCCCTGCCCCTGGGGAACACCAGCGTCCGGGCGGCCTTTGTGCACGTGCTGGGGGACCTTCTGCAGAGCCTTGGGGTGCTGGCCGCCTCCATCCTCATCTACTTCAAG CCTCAGTACAAGGCAGCTGACCCCATCAGCacctttctcttctccatctgtgCCCTTGGATCCACCGCTCCCACCCTCCGAGATGTTCTCCGCGTCCTCATGGAAG GTACCCCCCGAAGTGTGGGGTTTGAACCTGTGCGGGATACCCTGTTGTCAGTGCCAGGAGTTCGGGCAACCCACGAGCTGCACCTGTGGTCCCTTACGCTTACTTACCATGTTGCCTCCGCACACCTGGCGATTG ACTCCACGGCTGACTCTGAAGCCGTCCTGGCTGAAGCCACATCCCGGCTCCGCTCCCGGTTTGGATTCTCCAGCTCTACCCTGCAGGTCGAGCAGTACCAGCCTGAGATGGCCCAGTGCCTGCGCTGCAGGGAGCCCCCCCAAGCCTGA